The Cydia amplana chromosome 20, ilCydAmpl1.1, whole genome shotgun sequence nucleotide sequence TGAGACTTTAAACAATTTTACGAATTAGGTAGGTTTCTTTCGAAAGGATAGTAAAAGAATTATCTAACTTTCTGGCTGAGAAAATTAATAAGCGAAAGatcaatagatagatagaatagatactctttattggcatacctcagtaaaatataaaattaagttaaattaaGGAGCCATAACAATAAGCCTGCAAACTGaagaaaacataataaaattgttgaAATTTATCTTGAAGCTTTTTTAATTTGTCACAAAGGAAAACTTAAATAATCTCTTACCTATGTGTATTGTAGTGTATTAAAAAGTGGTCAGGGTTTTTAATGATCAACAACGTGCATGTGACAACCTCGGACTTTGAGTTGCAGAAGTTCATAGACATTTTCCATCAGACAAGACGTTTGTTAGCCACCTGTGTTTCAATACTTTCAATACATGTATTTATGTGTGACTTTTTAATGTCTTTGTCTCGTTTTAAATCTggattaggtatttaaatcagATGCTGTTGTTCAATTTTGAATCTCTCGAGTTATTTAAGTACAGTGGCCAAAGCAATTAAAAAGTatctaaattattttaatgaaaataaaactacaatttttcaaaatttttatttcaagtatcaAGACGACTACCACCATAAGCTAAACGTTCATTCATACGTTCCGTAGGTTCATGCTTCCGCGGCATCCATATGATGACAAAGAGCTGAAACATTTACCACCGGCACATGAAaaattaaaccttattacaatgcAGTAAAGACTGTCGACGAATGAATGTGTTAGTTGGTAACAGTGTTCTTAAACGGAACTATAATAAGTTCAAACTTGCGCGCTCTGGTAATATTTCATAGTATTTTTGGGCGCTTGGGACAACTTTCTCGAAATTTGATTACAACTAATTCAATCGTAGGGTACAATGCCCTATATTTAGAACTTTTATTCTCATCTGTTTAATTGTCAGgcccaaaaaataaaataaattagacaGGATTTACAACTTAAAGTATGATTCAAAACAagcttatttataataaatatattattgataagaAATTTAACTTTATTAGTACCCTTTCAtcaaaaaccagccaagtgcgagtcggactcgcgttccaagggttccgtacattaagtccgtctcacgcttgactacacatttctaataggttttcctgtcatctataggtaaataaatattttgtgtatttctttcaaaattttagacccagtagttccAGAGATAATTCATTTTCATTCAGTcattttttacacgactgccccaaaaaaagagtgtattgttttcagcgttcatgtttgtatgtgggtatgtaagtttctttgttacaccgtaacagctaagtgcctgaaccgatttaggtgtttgagatatcattggaatccttacgtcatcccgagtaacataggctatgtgacgtcatcacaaaaccaatatggcggattatgcactgcaaattgtgcaaccgaaacaaaaataaaacttataaacctatcgagttgggtattaaaataaaggattttgaaagacgattctaaaactgtacacaaaatatggtttaaactattcatttggtaggacaagattttacaaaatataagtataacgcaaagacaaatgaattgtctaaatctattgaatggggtATGGCAGACTGGGGCCAATATTGTTGTCAGAAGGTTAGTAGTATTCAAACGCTTGTTTGTAAGTACAAGAATAGAATAgcattttatttacagaaaacacagtatatatacaaaaatcaaagaaagagacatatttacaatagagtgagacagagatagttccccgcgcggggcgcgcggaaGAGTGTGCGCGCGCGCGTGCCACTGCGCATGCGCGGCGCGAGTCGCTCTCAATAAAACTGAATTCTGCGCCGGCTGCGGTCCTTTCGCTCGCCGGCCGCCGTGGAGTCAACATCGTCTCGTCGTGCGCCGTGTCTCGCTCCGCTGCTACGCTCTCGCTGGTTGAAGACACGACGAGTCCGACGGGGATGCTGCAGGCTCCGGATATTTAAACCGTCCTTCTCAGGACGATATAAAACTGCTCTTTTCAGAGCACGCAAACTGCCCTTCTCAGGGCACGTCCTGTTTCTCTGTTTAATCGCAGAGTTGTCAGTCGATCGCAAACTGTTCTTATCAGAACAATTCTGTGTTTCCGTTAAAACACACGATGTCAATCTAGTGTTCCCACAGGGTTCCCCCTCAAGCGAAGCGTACCGGCAGGCGAATAGTGCGGCCTCGGCGTGTTGTGCTCgtgcttgtaggtacttgtgtgGTCGTGGTTGTGTCTGGTTCATTTCTTCGTTTCAGGATTCCTTTTTTCTGTTGTtggttgttgttgttttgttgtGATGTCGGTAAACTCGGTGATACAATCGGTTGCGTAGTTTTGTTCGATGTTGTAGCTGTAGGTATACTCGTAGTTGTAGCTGTAGGTATTTTCGTTGCGATCGTAGTTGTAGTTATGTTAGGCGTTTTCGTTGAACTTGTagctgtaggtatatttgttgCGGTCGTTGAAGTTGTAGGACTTGTAGGTATGTCCGTTGTACTCGTAGTTGTAGGTATTTCTTGCTCGGTGTCGGCGATGATGAAAGCGGGTTTTAGGCGGTCGATCGAAATATTCAACTGGCGATTAGGTAGCTGCAGTGTGAATACTTTGTCGTTGCGTTTTAGTACTCGGTAGGGTCCGTCGTAGGGTGCTTGTAGTGGCTTCTTTACGGCGTCGACTCGTACGAATACTTGTTCGCAGGTTTGAAGGTCGCGGTGGACGAAAATGGGTTTCTTGTTGCCATGCGGGATCATTGCGGTCGGCGTTAGGCTTTGTATGGTCGCTCGTAGTTTTTCGACGAAATCGGAGTCCATGGTGACATCTTCGCGCGTAGGTGTTAATAATTCGCCGGGTAGTCGTACGCTGCAGCCGTAGGTGAGTAGGGCTGGGCTTACACCGGTGTCTGTTCGTAGGGCGGCTCGTAGTCCAAGTAGAACGCTAGGTATTATGTCGATCCATGACCTCTCGATTTGTAGTCTGGCCTTGAGCGCAGCCTTGAGGCTTCTATGGAATCTCTCGCAAATTCCATTCGCCTGAGCATGGTACGGCGTTGTACGGGTTCTTTCGACGCCGAGTAAGCGGGTGAGTGACGCAAATACTCGACTCTCGAATTGCCGTCCTTGGTCGGTCGTGATGGTAGCGGGGCAGCCGAAGCGGGAGATCCAGCCTTCGTATAGAGCTTTAGCGACTTCTTCGGCGGTGATCTCGCATAAAGGTATCGCTTCGGGCCATCTAGTTGAGCGGTCGATCATGGTGAGTAGGTATCGGTGTCCGCTGGCGGTAGTAGGTAGAGGTCCTACGAGATCGATGTGAATGTGTTCGAATCTCGTAGTTGGCGGGAAACTCGAAATAGGGCTTGTGGTGTGTCGTTGAATCTTCGCACGTTGGCAGTGTACGCATACTTTTGCCCATTTGCCTACGTCGGCATTTAGTCCGGGCCAAAAGTAGCGTTGAGCGACGAGTTTTCGTGACGTTTTGATTCCAGGATGACTTATGTTGTGTACTGCGTTGAAAGCGGCACGGCGATGCTCTTCGGGTACGTAAGGTCGTAAGTGCGGCGTCGATGTTTCGCAGTAGAGTTTGACTGTAGTTCCGGGAATTGTGACTTGTTTCATCGATAGGTTGTCTTGCTGTGCGAGTGATCGGATGGTGTCGCTATCTCGCTCTTGCGCTCTTGATAGTTGTTCGTAGTCGATAGGAGATGGACTTGCGATGGCTTCGATGCGAGATAGGGCGTCTGCAGCGGCGTTTTGCGTTCCGGGTATGTGTCGTATATCAGTAGTAAATTCACTGATATACAACAGCTGACGGGTGCGGCGCGGTGATTCGTTGTTATTGCTGGTTTTGGTGAATGCGTAGGTGAGCGGCTTGTGGTCGGTGAAAATGATGAGTTCTCGGCCTTCGAACATTTTCCGGAAGTGCTTCGTACTCAGGTATATTGCAAGTAGTTCTCGATCGAAGGTACTGTAGCGAGTCTGGGCGTCTGAGAACTTCTTGGAAAAGTAGCCGAGTGGTTGCCACGTGTCGTTGATAAATTGGTTCAGTGAAGCTCCCGCGGCCTTGTCGCTCGCGTCGCTGAATATTGCTAGCGGGGCGTGATGGGAGGGGTGCGCGAGCAAAGCGGCGTTTTGGATGCTCGCTTTGCACGCGTCGAACGCTTCGTCAGCTTCGCCGTCCCAGCTAATTTCGGTCTTGTCGCGCTTTTTCGCATTGTGTAGGTATTTGCAGAGTGGTGCTTGAATTTGTGCggcgttttttatattttcgcgGTAAAAATTCAGCATGCCGAGGAATCTTCGTAGTTCATCGATGTTTTTCGGCTTAGGGTAATCGATGATTGCTTGAACTTTCTCGGTAGGTGGTCGAATGCCGTCTTTGCTGACTTCGTAGCCCAGGAACTTGACCGATGGCTGTCCGAATACGCATTTCGACGGGTTGATTGTGATACCGTAGTCTTCGAGTCTGCTTAGTATGGCACGTAGATGTTTCTCGTGCGTGGCTTCGTCGGACGATGCGACAAGTAGGTCGTCGACGAATGGAAACACGAAGTCGAGGTCGCGCAGTACTTCGTGAATGAAACGTTGAAACGTCTGTCCGCAGTTTTTGAGTCCGGGGCACATTCTCGGAAATTCGAATAGGCCGAATGGAGTTATGATGGCGCTCTTTTCGACGTCTTGAGCTGCTATTGGTAGTTGTTGGTAGGCGCGGTTGAGATCCAAGGTCGAGAATGTTTGCTTGCCGGCGAGTTGGTAGGTAAAATCACGTATGCGTGGGATTGGGTAGCGGTCGGGCTTAGTGATTGCGTTAAGCCGTCGGTAATCGCCACACACACGTAATTCGCCATTCTTCTTCGGTACGACGTGAAGAGGTGATGCCCAAGGGCTTTTGCTTGGTCTGCATAGGCCCTGTTCCATCATGTTGGCAAATTCTTTCTTCACGAGTTCGTAGCGGTGCGGTGCAATCGGACGTGGTCTGCAGTGAAGTGGTGGTCCGGTTGTTTCGATGAAATGTTCAACGTTGTGTTTCGGGCTGAGCTTCATGGAGGTGAGACGAGTTGTACCAGGGTAGTCGGCAAGTATGTTGTGGTACGATTGTTTCACGTCTATACTGCGCACGGTAGGTATGTTTGCAGTACAGAGTTGTGCGTCCGTATATAGTAGGGTCTTGCCGTCGATCAGTCGTCTCCTGGTGATGTCGACTATGATGTAGTGGTAGGCCAGGAAGTCTGCACCGATGATGGGCTTCGACACTGCAGCGATGATGAACTTCCATCGGAATGGTCTTCGTAGATTGAGATCGAGCTCCAGCGTCTTCTcgccgtaggtaggtataactgTATTATTGGCGGCGTACAGTTGGAAAGGTAGAGCTTGCGCCTTCGTGCCGGGTGTTCTTGGTAGGACGGAGATGTTCGCCCCAGTGTCTACCAAGAAGACGAGTTTGGTAGCTCGGTCTCGTACGAAGAGGCGGTGTGATTTGGTGGTAACGCCGGTTTCCGCCGCAGCCAACGTTACGCTAAGTTTTCCGATGTCGGAGTTGCCGGGATTGGTTTGAAACTGCACGGCTGTGCACATTTCTGGGCGTCCATACCAAATCGACGGTGGTAATGGCAGTACGGCATCGGCGAGCTTCTGCGGCTTCGTGGGCTTCGGTCTTGAGATTGGTTCCGTGAACGTGATGGGAAACGGCGGTTTGAGCGGCTGTAACGTTGATTATAGTTTTCGCGCGGTCTCGAACGGAGCTCGGCGACTTCAAGTGATAGCCTTCTTATCTCGCCGATGAGGTACTGGGTGTCGAGAGCTGACGTAGACGGTTGAGGTGGTGGTGGCGGTAGCAGCGAAGGTGGTAGGACTGCGGGAGAAGAGACTGCGGCGATCTGGTGCGACGATGTTAGCGTGTGCTCCAACATTTTGTCGGCGAGCAGCGCGAGGTCCTCCagcgtagttttaattttgaaagcTTCGCTGACGGTAAGCACGGAGCGTATGTGTGGCGGGAGATGATCTAGCCACATCATCTGTATGGTAGTCTCGGGAAACTTTTCTTTGTTGAGCGTCTTCATGCGTCGTAACAGCTGACTGGGCTTCTGCTCTCCGAGCTCGACTTGGGATAACAGCTTCTTCGTCTGGGCGCTGTTGCTCTCTTCGTACACAGAGATAAGCCGGTTCTTAATTACGGTGTAGTAGTTCTCTTCTGGCGGGGAGTAGATGAGATCGCTTATGTTCTGTATGTCTTGTTTTTCCAGCTGCGCGATCACCATCTGCGCGAGTTGCGCCTGGCTCCTCTTCAGCTCTGCAGTGGCCGCCTCGAAACTGCAGAACCAGAGTATTGGCTGGTCTCGCCAGAACGGTGGGACACGCAGAGAGAGTGATATCGCCGCTACATCGTGAGATAGGAGTGCTGCTGCCGGAGATGGACTGGTTTCTTCCGCCGGGGCATCGCTTTTTTTCTCGTCATCGGGACCCATGTTCTTGGTTGTGATCCTCTTCTTTCTTCTTATCCAGAGTCGGTGGTCACCACTATGGCAGACTGGGGCCAATATTGTTGTCAGAAGGTTAGTAGTATTCAAACGCTTGTTTGTAAGTACAAGAATAGAATAgcattttatttacagaaaacacagtatatatacaaaaatcaaagaaagagacatatttacaatagagtgagacagagatagttccccgcgcggggcgcgcggaaGAGTGTGCGCGCGCGCGTGCCACTGCGCATGCGCGGCGCGAGTCGCTCTCAATAAAACTGAATTCTGCGCCGGCTGCGGTCCTTTCGCTCGCCGGCCGCCGTGGAGTCAACATCGTCTCGTCGTGCGCCGTGTCTCGCTCCGCTGCTACGCTCTCGCTGGTTGAAGACACGACGAGTCCGACGGGGATGCTGCAGGCTCCGGATATTTAAACCGTCCTTCTCAGGACGATATAAAACTGCTCTTTTCAGAGCACGCAAACTGCCCTTCTCAGGGCACGTCCTGTTTCTCTGTTTAATCGCAGAGTTGTCAGTCGATCGCAAACTGTTCTTATCAGAACAATTCTGTGTTTCCGTTAAAACACACGATGTCAATCTAGTGTTCCCACAGGggtattaaaagaaaggattttttaaggcgatcatacgaatatatataagttatatgtttaattgtatcgttggagagaaaatacgaaatgttctacatcgcgctaatgacatttctctttgcagctatatacgacaacgtcatacgtggcgcttacgttatttttaattgcgaaagtgtcaaatacgaaaggaacggtttgaacgattgactaggtaagcatttctcaaaaaatttgtacatttcgatcacatcttagatttctataaaattggtttgctggtaaagtacatgaagctgaacaatttccacttcccaaaatgtccaagaaagtttgtatgaaacatccttttttgttaccagatttccttacacatttggtaacaaaaaaggaatgtttcatacaaactttcttggacattttgggaaatatggtagaaattgttcagcttcatgtactttaccagcataccaatttttatagaaatctaagatgtgatcgaaaagtacaaattatttgagaaatgctcaggtactctgaataaacatattgtgctgtttattataagatttaacttgagactttgaatagaagacactattatcatgactgtagaaggcaggtctttgatgatgattttaattttgcacgacaaattttgcaaatcccggagcacacgtgctactgttgtgaaacaatattttacgagaagcaaagactgggagcttaagataGATGGGcgcttcctgcaacttccacgagtattttaataacgaaagccgaaggccgaactccgcatagggtcgacgctctgaagcgtaaggcaggtgcgtgcttcctgtaaattccccaagtatcttaattgcgaaggccgaaggccgagctccgcgtagggccgaaggcccgaagcgtaagaaaggtgcacgctttttgcagtttccccaagtttcttaattgtaaataccgaaggccgagcttcgcgtagggccgaaggctcggagcgtaagagaggtgcatgctttctgcagcttccccaagtatcttaattgcgaaggccgaaggttcgcgtagggccgaaggcccggagcgtaagaaaggtgcacgttttttgcagcttccccaagaatcttaattgcgaaggccgaatgtcgagcttcgcatagggccgaaggcccggagtgtaagaaaggtgcacgctttctgcagctcgaagtatcttaattgcgaaggccgaatgccgagcttcgcatagggccgaagacccggagtgtaagaaaggtgcacgctttctgcagctcgaagtatcttaattgcgaaggccgaatgccgagcttcgcatagggccgaagacccggagcgtaagaaaggtgcacgctttctgcagctcgaagtatcttaattgcgaaggccgaaggctgagcttcgcgtagggccgaaggcccggagcataagaaaggtgcacgctttctgcagcttttccaagtttcttaattgcgaaggccgaaggccgaccttcgcgtagggcagaaggcccagagcgtaagaaaggtgcacgttttctgtagcttcctcaagattcttaattacaaaggccggaggccgagcttcgcgtagggccgaaggcccggaacgtaagaaaggtgcatgctttctgcagcttccctaagtatcttaattgcgaaggccgaaagccaatttataattatgtagttgcagagatattaagccatagcacttttcaatacgtctggtttttgggtccgacctatttaggtttttaagcacgttttatgctaacatatcaaaatatcaacatgatgaaagctccttgaagcaacttaagtgccttaaatcatataaaaaatgtggttggtttgtatggtcactaaaatgtataaaataaaataaattaattaaaaattaaaaaacacgactgcaattcaaaagcgaactgaaaagctaaaaataatttttagttatgttaggtactcaacttaattaatgtaaaatataatatatagggaagtgttctgtcagggtcgtaaacagcaaacggaaaagtttaggctcatttaggatcgtgactgtacctgtatattttatttcgatgcagtcggggacctgtgaatgggaaaaattcaatatatcaaggtccccgactgcaatcgaaataaaatatacaggtacagtcacgatcctaaatgagcctaaacttttccgtttgctgtttacgaccctgacagaacacttccatatatattatattttacattaattaagttgagtacctaacataactaaaaattatttttagcttttcagttcgcttttgaattgcagtcgtgttttttaatttttaattaatttatttggctatattcttaaataacttaattatatttgattcacgttactaatttacatatgtgtaccaaatttcaacttaattggtccagtagtttccgagaaaatagtctgtgacagacggacagacagacgagtgatcctataacggttcctttttttccttttgaggcacggaaccctaaaaattaggtAGGTCAAAACTTATTAAGTCTGCCTCTTGGAGTCTGTCCTTGCTTCGACTAGcaattaaaatatgtaggtacctagtacctacgtgGTACTCATAGTGTTTTACTCTTTCTAATAGTGTACCTAGCTTAATTTCGCAATTATTAGCATTATAAAAGAAATTCGTTCTACTTGGCACGATGTACTTGGCATTCATACATTCTGTGTCAAAGTTTTATGCAATTTAACGACGCTTTCACTGCGTGCGTGTGTCCTACCAAAAATATGatactaatttatttaacaaattgactGTTTTATCGCCTTGCTTGGGAggcgatttttcctttttagggttccgtacccaaagggtaaaaacgggaccctattactaagaatccgctgtccgtccgtccgtccgtccgtctgtcaccaggctgtatctcacgaaccgtaatagctagacagttgaaattttcacacatgatgtatttctgttgccgctataacaacaaatactaaaaacagaataaaataaagatttaagtggggctcccatacaacaaacgtgatttttgaccgaagttaagcaacgtcgggcggggtcagtacttggatgggtgaccgtttttttgcttgttttgctctattttttgttgagggtgcggaaccctccgtgcgcgagtccgactcgcacttggccggtttttttttaatatgactTGTACGGACGGACCTTGGTTATCCAAACGGAgcagccattaacaggcgtttccCTCTGTTGAAACTCTATTacattgtatggactgacgtttatctgacatggctatttttacgttacgtatacatttgacgtgcccctcccccgcaaaaatcggcagactgttttgtacagataattacagacaaggcgtctccatttggttatatcctccaagggccAGACAATGAAATTGAACCTACTTAATTGCAAtacaattttatacctaaatacatTGTCAATACTGTCACGAGGAATGTCAGTATTCGAAGGTACCtaccatgtacctacctaccttatgTTTGTCATTATATTATATGCGGATCAAACACTAAATAAAGCCTACTACTAAATCTTAATCTAAACTAACAACTAACAAATTCAAAACTTATTCACAAAATTCGCCCCGCACCCCTCCAGATgcaaaggagcccatcacgctcgccgcgttgccacgttgaaccgcgatggCTAACCTTATTAGATGGATTAGGATTATACCACATAATCAATGAAtaacgattgaaaaataatACCGTGACACGTATCCCATTATTATATAGTATGATATAAGAGGTAAGTAAGCCAATGCACTCTGACTGTGATTGTGTAAGCGCGTATAGTATAAGGGGCAGTATATGTTGAGAGGACAGATAAAACAAGACGACTAGAGTCGTACCATGCTACTCTTGGAGGAtttaaccaaacggagacgccttaaTTGTCTGtaatgtaattttctgtacaaaacagtctgcctaTTTTTGCAGGAGAGGGCACCTCAAATGTAGTAAAAATAGTCATGTCAGATAGACGTCAGTCGATACCTTGTGTATagccattggccgcctattatcgacagaggggaaagactgttaatggctacttcgtttggttatatcctctgaGATGTTAGTATAATGACAACATTTTATTTGGCGTTCGTCATGTTGTGGATTTTAAGTGGTACCTACTAATCTATTTTACTAGTAAGGAGATTTCTCAGAGAGAGACCGATGTAGATAAAAGGTAAATATTTCACACTTATAAACGATTTTATCAgacaaatgccaaaaaagattgtcaaagatgcaagaaaaaatattttcaat carries:
- the LOC134657704 gene encoding retrovirus-related Pol polyprotein from transposon 412; its protein translation is MGPDDEKKSDAPAEETSPSPAAALLSHDVAAISLSLRVPPFWRDQPILWFCSFEAATAELKRSQAQLAQMVIAQLEKQDIQNISDLIYSPPEENYYTVIKNRLISVYEESNSAQTKKLLSQVELGEQKPSQLLRRMKTLNKEKFPETTIQMMWLDHLPPHIRSVLTVSEAFKIKTTLEDLALLADKMLEHTLTSSHQIAAVSSPAVLPPSLLPPPPPQPSTSALDTQYLIGEIRRLSLEPLKPPFPITFTEPISRPKPTKPQKLADAVLPLPPSIWYGRPEMCTAVQFQTNPGNSDIGKLSVTLAAAETGVTTKSHRLFVRDRATKLVFLVDTGANISVLPRTPGTKAQALPFQLYAANNTVIPTYGEKTLELDLNLRRPFRWKFIIAAVSKPIIGADFLAYHYIIVDITRRRLIDGKTLLYTDAQLCTANIPTVRSIDVKQSYHNILADYPGTTRLTSMKLSPKHNVEHFIETTGPPLHCRPRPIAPHRYELVKKEFANMMEQGLCRPSKSPWASPLHVVPKKNGELRVCGDYRRLNAITKPDRYPIPRIRDFTYQLAGKQTFSTLDLNRAYQQLPIAAQDVEKSAIITPFGLFEFPRMCPGLKNCGQTFQRFIHEVLRDLDFVFPFVDDLLVASSDEATHEKHLRAILSRLEDYGITINPSKCVFGQPSVKFLGYEVSKDGIRPPTEKVQAIIDYPKPKNIDELRRFLGMLNFYRENIKNAAQIQAPLCKYLHNAKKRDKTEISWDGEADEAFDACKASIQNAALLAHPSHHAPLAIFSDASDKAAGASLNQFINDTWQPLGYFSKKFSDAQTRYSTFDRELLAIYLSTKHFRKMFEGRELIIFTDHKPLTYAFTKTSNNNESPRRTRQLLYISEFTTDIRHIPGTQNAAADALSRIEAIASPSPIDYEQLSRAQERDSDTIRSLAQQDNLSMKQVTIPGTTVKLYCETSTPHLRPYVPEEHRRAAFNAVHNISHPGIKTSRKLVAQRYFWPGLNADVGKWAKVCVHCQRAKIQRHTTSPISSFPPTTRFEHIHIDLVGPLPTTASGHRYLLTMIDRSTRWPEAIPLCEITAEEVAKALYEGWISRFGCPATITTDQGRQFESRVFASLTRLLGVERTRTTPYHAQANGICERFHRSLKAALKARLQIERSWIDIIPSVLLGLRAALRTDTGVSPALLTYGCSVRLPGELLTPTREDVTMDSDFVEKLRATIQSLTPTAMIPHGNKKPIFVHRDLQTCEQVFVRVDAVKKPLQAPYDGPYRVLKRNDKVFTLQLPNRQLNISIDRLKPAFIIADTEQEIPTTTSTTDIPTTTSSTKTPNITTTTIATKIPTATTTSIPTATTSNKTTQPIVSPSLPTSQQNNNNQQQKKGILKRRNEPDTTTTTQVPTSTSTTRRGRTIRLPVRFA